A region of the Peredibacter starrii genome:
AGACCAAAATAGTGGAAGTAACGAAGTGGATAGTTCAATACCCCTAAGAACACCAACAAGAGAGCAAGGTTACGGGCATCTTCAAACGTTGAACCGGCCGAGAAACCTTTATCGAAAATATCTTTAACCAGGTAAGCTTCGTACGCTTTAATACCGGCAAGGGGCAGGGCCAATAGCGTGGCGACCAACGCCTCCTTCCAAAAAGGGCGAATATATGGGAACATTGACTTAAGAACTTTTAGCATGCGCTATCTTAAGCTTTAACGGAGGCTAAGTAAATTAAAACGCGGAAGGCTATTTTCCTGGATCGAGACGGAACACTGATCATCGATAAGAACTATCTCTCCCGAGTGGAAGAGATGGAATATTACCCGGATACACTCAAAGCTTTGCAAGTTTTTCAGCAACTTGGGTACGATCTTTTCGTGGTAACAAATCAATCGGGCGTGGGCCGAGGGTATTTTTCCCTGGAAGCGGTCTACGTTATCCACAAGCAACTTCAAAATGATCTTCGAGAAAATAAACTTTCTCCGTTTAAGGACTTTGCTATTTGTCCTCACTCTCCAGATGACGGTTGCGAGTGCCGCAAACCTTCGGGCCAGATGATTACTGACCTCATGGAAAAGTACCATATTAATCCTGATCAATCGTTCATGGTGGGAGACAAACTTATCGACGGCGAAGCGGGAAGAAATGCGGGCATCCAGGGTGTGTTGGTTCGTCACGCGACTTCGCCTGATTTCCCTCACTATAAAACATTGATGGATTTTGCTAACTCACTTAAAAAGTAACGAGTACGAACGAAGTTCAACCGGTCTTAGATGGTACTGATGACAAAAGTACTGAATCAACTTATCGCACTCAGAAAAGTTCGTGCCTAAGAATCCAGCATATTCCTGATAACGAGTCTGATACCCTTTTTTGATTCTTAGTAAAAACCCTCTTTCATTCTCGCCTTGAGCACAGTTCTGACAAGCGAACTGACCATTGGCCGGCATGAACACCACTCCAGGCATTTCTAAAAGCTCTTCCTGACAGTAAGAACAATTATCGGTGTCCGGCATGATCCCCAGATGGAAAAGTAGTTTCACCATGAAGAGAGTCAGGTGCTGTCCCGCTTCGAATTGTTTTTTTACCAAAGCGTCTTCGATGTAAAAAAGAGCGTTACTCACAACTGAAAACACTCCCTCATGATCGAGGTTTTGATAATCACTGGTGCCCGGTTGAAAAGTTATCGAGAACTTTGAGATGAGTTCAAAGTATAAACAGACGAGATAAAAAGCGCGAATATCATGACGAACACTTTGAGGTTCCCAGATACGACTGTGTTCGGCCGAGATCATGAGATCACTGGAATCAATTTTCGTTTTCTGATCTTTGATCATAATTCTCATCATAGAGCCAAGTTCAAAAATAGAAGGCTTGTGGCTCTTACCGCCACCCTGCCCGCCATAAATATAAAAGCTTCCCACCATACCGTTACGGAGTAACAGCTTAACGATGAGATCTCTCTCTTTGTAGGGAACTCGATGAATGACTAGTCCTTCAAAAACCAAGCGGGCCTCAGGGTAAGTTTGAACCTCATTTTCAAACTTATCCATGAAACTGCCAAGAGATTTGTCCACCAATTCCACTTAAGGCCAAAGGGTCTTTCCAGAGCAAAAACCTGATAAGATTCCCCTCTTCTTCCTCCTCGGGCGACCATCTGAATCCAGAAATCAATATTTTGCACGGGATAAAGGAAATAGATTTTCTGAATTCGCGGAAGATTCACGCCATGACTCAAAACTGTAGTGCTGATAATGAAATCCGGAAACGGTGTGATTTCCAGTTTAGCTGGCATAAATTGCGACTCTCCACCGAGGCAGGAGACGGTCGTAAATCCCAAATGGCGAAGACGTTTTTCCCAATCCAAAACTTCATTTCGATATCGACAGAAAATAAGTTTCACCGACTCATTCTTAGGTTGAATCTCAATAAGATCTTTAATCCATTTCGCGCTGGGTGCTTTGAGATAAACCGAAGGTGAAGTTTTCAATCTCTGATTACCTTGATCCACCCAGAAAATCCGATCAAATTGTGTTTCAAAAAATGAAATTTCCTTCTTCATGGCCTCCGACAAAGTTGCAGTTAACAGATAAGTTTGTTCGGAAAATTGAGAAAGTTCCAAGAAGCATTCCCACATTCTTTCCCGAAAAGTATCGCCCCAATAAAAGAACAAGTGGAACTCATCAAAGATCACGATTTTTCGAAAAATCTGTTTACCAAGCCACTCTTCCGGGGTCATGACATCGATTGAATCCTGCCAATTTTTTCGACACTCATCGGCCAGAGCTCGCAGTGGAGATATCACCAAAATTCTTTCGGAATAAAAGGCATTGTTTAGGGAGGAAATCCAAAAAGTTTTACCAGAGGCCGGTGGTGAAGTGAGAAGAATCAAATCCTGAATCATTCGGACTTCATATCGCATTTACCTTTTGAAGAACCTCTCTAATCAACTTTCGGCAAATATTTTTCTGGAGAGAACTTTGTAAATTTTTATATACTCTCGCACATGAAAATAATGATTGTAGATGATGAAGCCGATATTGGTTTTGTACTTGGAATTGAACTTAAAAGACTGGGCCATGAGATTCAAACTTTTGAATCAGCACTTGCTGCTAAAAGTTATATCGAAAAAGAAATTCCCGATGCGATCATCTGTGATTTTCAGATGCCGCGCATGAATGGATTGGAGTTCTTTTTATGGCTCAAAGAGCAAGGACATCAAATTCCATTTTATATTTTGACCGGAGAGCCATCGATGGATGCGAAGCAACTTGTGAGTATGGGAATCACTGAAGTTTTATTCAAACCTCAGGACTTACTGCGCCTCTCAAAAAT
Encoded here:
- a CDS encoding D-glycero-alpha-D-manno-heptose-1,7-bisphosphate 7-phosphatase, yielding MEEMEYYPDTLKALQVFQQLGYDLFVVTNQSGVGRGYFSLEAVYVIHKQLQNDLRENKLSPFKDFAICPHSPDDGCECRKPSGQMITDLMEKYHINPDQSFMVGDKLIDGEAGRNAGIQGVLVRHATSPDFPHYKTLMDFANSLKK
- the recO gene encoding DNA repair protein RecO is translated as MDKFENEVQTYPEARLVFEGLVIHRVPYKERDLIVKLLLRNGMVGSFYIYGGQGGGKSHKPSIFELGSMMRIMIKDQKTKIDSSDLMISAEHSRIWEPQSVRHDIRAFYLVCLYFELISKFSITFQPGTSDYQNLDHEGVFSVVSNALFYIEDALVKKQFEAGQHLTLFMVKLLFHLGIMPDTDNCSYCQEELLEMPGVVFMPANGQFACQNCAQGENERGFLLRIKKGYQTRYQEYAGFLGTNFSECDKLIQYFCHQYHLRPVELRSYSLLFK
- a CDS encoding helicase-related protein, whose protein sequence is MISPLRALADECRKNWQDSIDVMTPEEWLGKQIFRKIVIFDEFHLFFYWGDTFRERMWECFLELSQFSEQTYLLTATLSEAMKKEISFFETQFDRIFWVDQGNQRLKTSPSVYLKAPSAKWIKDLIEIQPKNESVKLIFCRYRNEVLDWEKRLRHLGFTTVSCLGGESQFMPAKLEITPFPDFIISTTVLSHGVNLPRIQKIYFLYPVQNIDFWIQMVARGGRRGESYQVFALERPFGLKWNWWTNLLAVSWISLKMRFKLTLRPAWFLKD
- a CDS encoding response regulator, whose product is MKIMIVDDEADIGFVLGIELKRLGHEIQTFESALAAKSYIEKEIPDAIICDFQMPRMNGLEFFLWLKEQGHQIPFYILTGEPSMDAKQLVSMGITEVLFKPQDLLRLSKIFK